Proteins encoded in a region of the Nicotiana tomentosiformis chromosome 9, ASM39032v3, whole genome shotgun sequence genome:
- the LOC104094142 gene encoding non-specific lipid transfer protein GPI-anchored 5-like isoform X1, giving the protein MASKGTVICMALALIVTMTSVEVMAQSDCTSTLITMASCLNFVTGSAETPSAACCSALSGVLQSKPRCLCLIVNGGGSSLGVQINQTQALALPAACKLETPPVSKCNAGNGPVMSPEGAPTEGTPDSSTGIAVSGSKATGSSNTSDGSPVKALSVQVVVSILLFMASYVSMI; this is encoded by the exons atggcttcaaaaggaaCTGTAATTTGCATGGCTTTAGCTCTAATTGTGACCATGACTTCAGTAGAAGTCATGGCACAATCCGATTGCACAAGTACACTTATTACTATGGCTTCATGCCTTAACTTTGTCACCGGAAGTGCGGAGACGCCGTCGGCCGCCTGCTGCTCTGCCCTCTCTGGGGTGCTACAGTCTAAGCCACGGTGCCTTTGTCTCATTGTCAATGGTGGTGGTTCCTCGTTGGGGGTCCAAATTAATCAAACTCAGGCACTTGCATTGCCTGCTGCATGCAAGCTGGAGACTCCTCCTGTTAGTAAATGTAACG CTGGTAATGGACCGGTAATGTCTCCAGAGGGTGCACCTACAGAAGGAACTCCAGATTCGTCAACTGGTATAGCGGTGTCAG GTTCAAAGGCAACAGGAAGCAGCAATACCTCTGATGGAAGTCCTGTGAAGGCTCTATCAGTTCAAGTTGTTGTCAGCATCCTTCTTTTCATGGCTTCCTACGTTTCCATGATTTGA
- the LOC104094142 gene encoding non-specific lipid transfer protein GPI-anchored 5-like isoform X2, whose product MASKGTVICMALALIVTMTSVEVMAQSDCTSTLITMASCLNFVTGSAETPSAACCSALSGVLQSKPRCLCLIVNGGGSSLGVQINQTQALALPAACKLETPPVSKCNEGAPTEGTPDSSTGIAVSGSKATGSSNTSDGSPVKALSVQVVVSILLFMASYVSMI is encoded by the exons atggcttcaaaaggaaCTGTAATTTGCATGGCTTTAGCTCTAATTGTGACCATGACTTCAGTAGAAGTCATGGCACAATCCGATTGCACAAGTACACTTATTACTATGGCTTCATGCCTTAACTTTGTCACCGGAAGTGCGGAGACGCCGTCGGCCGCCTGCTGCTCTGCCCTCTCTGGGGTGCTACAGTCTAAGCCACGGTGCCTTTGTCTCATTGTCAATGGTGGTGGTTCCTCGTTGGGGGTCCAAATTAATCAAACTCAGGCACTTGCATTGCCTGCTGCATGCAAGCTGGAGACTCCTCCTGTTAGTAAATGTAACG AGGGTGCACCTACAGAAGGAACTCCAGATTCGTCAACTGGTATAGCGGTGTCAG GTTCAAAGGCAACAGGAAGCAGCAATACCTCTGATGGAAGTCCTGTGAAGGCTCTATCAGTTCAAGTTGTTGTCAGCATCCTTCTTTTCATGGCTTCCTACGTTTCCATGATTTGA